The following coding sequences lie in one Methylotenera versatilis 301 genomic window:
- a CDS encoding trimeric intracellular cation channel family protein encodes MIFSQIHALALVELFGVLAFAFTGIIEARKKGMDLIGVYTVSMITAFGGGTVRDLMIGHYPLYWVQHSGYALMLLGFAIAAAPLSAVFYENSIITKVFVTLDALGLGLFSTVGASMAHQVGCDFYISILLGVVTGVFGGIIRDIICNEIPNVFRRNELYATCAALGSAVFLICLYFGIDELPSTLVAIAFTTALRIISIKYRVKLPF; translated from the coding sequence GTGATTTTTTCTCAAATCCATGCGCTAGCCTTGGTCGAACTGTTTGGTGTACTAGCCTTTGCATTTACAGGCATTATAGAAGCACGCAAAAAAGGTATGGATCTTATCGGCGTTTATACCGTAAGCATGATTACCGCCTTTGGTGGCGGCACCGTGCGTGATCTTATGATTGGGCATTACCCATTGTATTGGGTGCAACACTCGGGCTACGCTTTAATGCTACTAGGTTTTGCAATAGCCGCTGCGCCACTATCTGCCGTGTTTTACGAAAATTCAATTATTACCAAAGTTTTTGTCACATTAGATGCACTTGGTCTTGGCTTATTTAGTACAGTAGGCGCCAGTATGGCTCACCAAGTAGGCTGTGATTTTTATATCTCGATTTTACTTGGCGTAGTCACGGGCGTATTTGGTGGGATTATTCGCGATATTATTTGCAACGAAATCCCCAATGTTTTCCGTCGCAACGAGCTTTATGCGACATGCGCCGCGCTTGGTAGTGCGGTATTCTTAATTTGCCTATATTTTGGTATAGATGAACTTCCTAGTACGCTAGTCGCTATTGCTTTTACAACCGCCTTAAGAATAATCTCAATAAAATATCGCGTTAAATTACCTTTTTAA
- a CDS encoding cupin domain-containing protein: MTQIIIDHNPSEAKLKELGVSSWSIWDCAPSKFPLNFDSATESAYLLEGEIRVTPVGGETVVVKAGDFVVFPKGLKSNWEVTKQLKKHYKHS; this comes from the coding sequence ATGACTCAAATCATCATTGACCATAACCCATCTGAAGCTAAATTAAAAGAACTAGGTGTTTCTAGCTGGTCTATCTGGGATTGCGCACCATCTAAATTTCCATTGAATTTTGATTCTGCAACTGAAAGCGCTTACTTGCTTGAAGGTGAAATTCGCGTTACTCCAGTTGGCGGCGAAACTGTTGTAGTTAAAGCAGGTGACTTTGTTGTGTTTCCAAAAGGTTTGAAATCAAACTGGGAAGTAACTAAACAATTGAAAAAACACTACAAACACTCATAA
- a CDS encoding [protein-PII] uridylyltransferase, whose amino-acid sequence MLLEDQKSQVNKGNAPEKSNIATLRHYLKDGFLALKTDFLKAPNNTRLFKQHCKLIDRLLVNIWEQANLDKRCCLIAVGGYGRGELYPYSDIDLLILIPESDDLQANANINAKLEALVGLLWDIGLNVGHSVRSLSECIHEAKKDITVQTNLIESRLITGEAKFYQEFLDEINHTLSNPAAIASFFVAKLKEQNNRHAKFNDTAYNLEPNIKESPGGLRDLHMILWIAQSLNMASARPSAANNIWTLLTKQNVISALEARQIQQHQSNLQLLRIRLHFISKRREDRLLFDFQNELADSLGYVNTPRKRASEQLMQSYYRSVKFVSLMNEILLKSFQQMIAINPPIIKSINTHFESHDQLLEAKTAGLLQQHPSAIFEAFLLLQQHPELDGMGATLLRNMQRVKRLVNRDFRQNSANKKLFIEIISQPSGVNHALRAMNRYGILGSYIPAFGKIIGQMQHDLFHVYTVDEHILNVLANLRRFAKPELKHEFPLCSRLFAEFDAPHLLYLAALFHDIAKGRGGDHSTLGTVDATKFCKLHGLSKADSAFVAWLVAAHLQMSSTAQKSDLSDPSVIETFSRFVQNERRLVALYLLTVADIRGTSPLVWNAWKARLLESLFNATKHALTNQLLYVQQAIATRKSEAAERLNKFGLSKHSYEHLWEKFGSNYFIRHESDEIAWHSRLLTPHLNTTQAIVRARLSPSGDGIQVMIYSKDQNDLFARICNFFDRMGYNIVEAKIYTTDHAYALDSFIVLDQSGKSVSYSGLLKFIEVELTQKLDKTQPLESPLKGRISRQVKHMPILAQVTITQEADNNNHKLEIIANDRPGLLASLAHQLLVLEVELHNAKINTLGNRAEDTFLISANKGQKLDALRIIALKEAIISEI is encoded by the coding sequence ATGCTGTTGGAAGATCAGAAGAGTCAAGTAAATAAGGGGAATGCGCCTGAAAAGAGCAATATTGCCACCCTTCGGCATTATTTGAAAGACGGCTTTCTCGCGTTAAAAACTGACTTCTTAAAAGCGCCTAATAACACTCGTCTCTTTAAGCAACACTGCAAGTTGATTGATCGATTGCTCGTCAACATATGGGAGCAAGCAAACCTAGATAAACGTTGCTGCTTGATTGCTGTGGGGGGGTATGGTCGTGGTGAGCTTTATCCTTACTCTGACATTGACTTACTGATATTAATACCCGAGTCGGATGACCTGCAAGCTAATGCTAACATCAATGCCAAACTTGAAGCACTAGTAGGTTTACTGTGGGATATTGGCTTAAATGTTGGTCATAGCGTACGCAGTTTAAGCGAATGTATCCACGAAGCAAAAAAAGATATTACGGTCCAAACCAACTTAATCGAATCTCGCTTAATTACTGGGGAAGCTAAGTTCTACCAGGAGTTTTTAGATGAAATTAATCACACCCTCAGTAATCCAGCAGCAATAGCTAGTTTCTTTGTAGCTAAGCTAAAAGAGCAAAACAATCGCCATGCGAAATTTAACGATACTGCCTACAATTTAGAGCCTAATATTAAAGAAAGTCCTGGCGGATTACGCGACCTACACATGATATTGTGGATTGCACAAAGTTTGAACATGGCTAGTGCACGCCCATCAGCGGCCAATAACATTTGGACGCTGCTCACCAAACAAAATGTTATTTCAGCACTCGAAGCCAGACAAATCCAGCAACATCAAAGCAACTTGCAATTACTACGCATACGCTTGCATTTCATCAGTAAACGTCGTGAAGATCGCTTATTGTTTGACTTCCAGAACGAATTGGCGGATTCGTTAGGCTACGTTAATACACCTCGCAAACGTGCCAGTGAGCAGTTAATGCAAAGTTATTATCGCAGCGTAAAATTTGTTAGCTTGATGAATGAAATTTTGCTTAAGTCTTTTCAGCAAATGATTGCTATTAATCCGCCAATCATAAAATCAATTAATACGCACTTTGAGTCGCATGACCAATTACTTGAAGCTAAAACGGCCGGGTTACTGCAACAACATCCTTCAGCAATTTTCGAAGCATTTCTCTTGTTGCAACAACATCCAGAGCTCGATGGAATGGGCGCAACACTATTGCGCAACATGCAAAGAGTTAAGCGCTTAGTTAACCGTGATTTCAGGCAAAATTCTGCCAATAAAAAACTATTCATTGAGATTATCTCGCAGCCAAGCGGCGTCAATCATGCACTTCGCGCTATGAATCGTTATGGTATTTTAGGTAGTTATATTCCAGCATTCGGCAAAATTATTGGTCAAATGCAGCATGATTTATTCCATGTATACACCGTAGATGAGCATATCCTAAATGTACTGGCTAATCTGCGCCGCTTTGCAAAGCCTGAGCTTAAACATGAATTTCCATTGTGCAGTAGATTATTTGCAGAGTTTGACGCACCACATTTATTATATTTAGCGGCTCTATTCCATGATATTGCAAAAGGTCGTGGCGGCGATCACTCAACACTTGGCACGGTAGACGCGACTAAATTTTGCAAGCTTCACGGGCTTTCTAAAGCAGACAGCGCATTTGTTGCATGGCTGGTAGCCGCACATTTACAAATGTCCTCTACCGCTCAAAAATCAGACTTATCAGATCCCAGTGTGATCGAAACATTCTCACGCTTTGTTCAAAATGAGCGTCGATTAGTAGCACTGTATTTACTTACCGTTGCTGATATTCGAGGCACAAGCCCATTAGTATGGAACGCATGGAAAGCAAGGCTGCTAGAAAGTCTATTCAACGCCACCAAGCATGCTTTAACCAACCAATTGCTTTACGTTCAACAAGCCATTGCAACACGTAAGTCAGAGGCTGCAGAGCGACTCAATAAATTTGGCTTAAGTAAGCACTCTTATGAGCATTTATGGGAAAAGTTCGGCTCTAATTATTTTATTCGCCATGAAAGCGATGAAATCGCTTGGCACAGTCGCCTTCTAACACCTCATCTAAATACGACACAAGCAATTGTTCGCGCTCGATTAAGTCCCAGTGGTGATGGCATTCAAGTCATGATTTACAGCAAAGATCAAAACGACCTATTCGCAAGAATATGTAACTTTTTTGATCGCATGGGCTATAACATTGTTGAAGCCAAAATTTACACCACTGATCACGCCTACGCTCTAGATAGCTTTATTGTTTTAGATCAATCAGGTAAGTCTGTAAGCTACAGTGGATTATTAAAGTTTATTGAAGTAGAACTTACGCAGAAACTTGATAAAACTCAACCACTAGAGTCACCACTCAAAGGCCGTATCAGCCGCCAAGTAAAACATATGCCTATTTTGGCGCAAGTCACTATTACACAGGAAGCTGACAATAATAATCATAAACTAGAAATCATTGCCAACGACCGTCCCGGTCTACTGGCGAGTTTGGCGCATCAGCTTTTAGTACTTGAGGTTGAACTACATAATGCAAAAATTAACACCCTAGGCAATCGTGCTGAAGACACCTTCTTAATATCCGCAAATAAAGGCCAAAAACTTGATGCCCTTCGCATCATCGCACTGAAAGAAGCTATTATTTCAGAGATTTAA
- the map gene encoding type I methionyl aminopeptidase, translating to MAISIKNQQDIEKMRIAGKLASEVLDFITPHVVHGVTTDQLDKLCHDYIVDVQQAIPAPLNYAPDGHRPYPKSICTSINQQICHGVPSDKALKNGDIVNIDITVIKDGYHGDTSRMFYVGEVTNQAKRLCEITYQAMWLGISKVKPGATLGDIGFAIQTFAEKSGYSVVREFCGHGIGKVFHEDPQVLHYGKPGMGVVLKTGMMFTIEPMINAGKRDIKHMPDGWTIVTKDRSLSAQWEHTILVTETGYEVMTLSSGSPATPEFVQKLESSQKPI from the coding sequence ATGGCAATCTCAATCAAAAATCAGCAAGACATCGAAAAAATGCGCATCGCAGGCAAACTTGCCTCAGAAGTGCTTGATTTCATTACCCCTCACGTTGTACATGGCGTAACAACAGACCAGTTAGATAAACTTTGTCACGATTACATTGTTGATGTGCAACAGGCCATACCAGCACCGCTTAATTATGCACCTGATGGACATAGACCTTACCCTAAATCGATTTGCACTTCGATTAACCAACAAATATGTCATGGCGTGCCTAGCGATAAAGCACTTAAGAATGGCGACATTGTCAATATTGACATTACCGTCATTAAAGACGGCTATCACGGCGACACCAGTCGCATGTTTTATGTGGGTGAAGTCACTAACCAAGCCAAGCGCTTATGTGAAATCACTTACCAAGCTATGTGGCTAGGTATTAGCAAAGTTAAACCTGGTGCAACATTAGGTGACATCGGATTTGCCATTCAAACGTTTGCCGAGAAAAGTGGCTATAGCGTAGTACGTGAATTTTGCGGCCACGGAATCGGCAAGGTCTTTCATGAAGATCCTCAAGTGCTGCATTACGGCAAGCCAGGCATGGGTGTAGTACTTAAAACAGGCATGATGTTTACGATTGAGCCAATGATTAATGCCGGCAAGCGTGACATTAAGCACATGCCAGATGGCTGGACTATCGTCACTAAAGACCGCAGCTTATCTGCACAATGGGAACATACGATTTTGGTCACGGAAACAGGCTATGAAGTGATGACTTTATCTAGCGGCTCACCAGCAACCCCAGAGTTTGTGCAAAAACTAGAGTCTTCACAAAAGCCAATCTAA
- a CDS encoding HDOD domain-containing protein translates to MTSTPQELASKDINTWISFIRNAEIPVLKHTAREVARLKEDEDNLSARAISTAVLNDPMMVFNVLSFSQNHRGKKQLQDLVQADQAILMMGTTSFFTYLSPKILVEDMLKTNLPALMHLLKLVRRAHQAARYAADWATHLADLHAEEVRTAALLHDLSEMLMWCFAPDKMNAIYAMQQADKSLRSAAAQEEVLGFKLIDLQKELVEAFQLPPLLSKLMQDNASGEQRVRNVTLAVNLARHSANGWDDAALPDDYRDIAELLRMDIARVMRIVGTPATAASNIP, encoded by the coding sequence ATGACATCAACACCCCAAGAGCTTGCCTCAAAAGACATCAACACTTGGATTAGCTTTATTCGGAACGCAGAAATTCCTGTTCTTAAGCATACTGCACGAGAAGTCGCACGCTTAAAAGAAGATGAGGATAATTTAAGCGCGCGCGCCATTTCTACCGCGGTTCTGAATGATCCTATGATGGTATTTAACGTGCTCAGCTTTTCCCAAAATCATAGAGGCAAGAAACAGCTGCAAGATTTAGTTCAGGCTGACCAAGCTATATTAATGATGGGAACAACATCATTTTTCACATACCTATCGCCAAAAATTTTAGTTGAAGACATGTTAAAGACTAACCTTCCAGCTTTAATGCACTTACTTAAACTAGTGCGTCGCGCGCATCAAGCCGCTCGTTACGCTGCGGACTGGGCTACGCACCTAGCTGACTTGCATGCCGAAGAGGTGCGTACTGCAGCACTATTACATGACTTATCTGAAATGCTGATGTGGTGCTTCGCACCAGATAAAATGAATGCAATATATGCCATGCAACAAGCCGATAAATCGCTACGCAGTGCAGCGGCACAAGAAGAGGTGCTAGGCTTTAAATTAATCGACTTACAAAAAGAATTAGTTGAAGCATTCCAATTACCCCCCCTTCTCTCCAAGCTTATGCAGGATAATGCATCAGGTGAACAGCGCGTGCGCAATGTCACACTAGCTGTGAATCTTGCACGCCACTCTGCTAATGGCTGGGATGATGCAGCTTTACCAGATGATTACCGTGATATTGCCGAACTTTTACGCATGGATATTGCCAGAGTGATGAGGATTGTTGGAACACCTGCCACTGCAGCGTCAAACATTCCGTAG
- the rpsB gene encoding 30S ribosomal protein S2: MSVTMRDMLEAGVHFGHQTRYWNPKMAPFIFGDRNKIHIVNLEKTLPMFEDALKHVRTLAANKGRILFVGTKRQARDIVKEEASRAGCAYVNHRWLGGMLTNFKTVKQSIKRLHDFEVMLEDGSLEKFGKKEALGYKREIEKLERSIGGIKEMGGLPDAIFIIDVGHESGAITEAAKLGIPVIGIVDTNNSPDGVAFVIPGNDDSSRAIRLYARGIADAVLEGRNSVITELVKSASEETAEVAEVAAA; encoded by the coding sequence ATGTCAGTCACTATGCGTGATATGTTAGAAGCCGGTGTTCACTTTGGCCATCAAACTCGTTACTGGAATCCAAAAATGGCGCCGTTCATTTTCGGTGATCGTAACAAAATCCATATTGTAAACCTTGAAAAAACATTACCAATGTTTGAAGACGCGCTTAAACACGTGCGTACATTGGCTGCAAACAAAGGTCGTATCTTATTCGTTGGTACAAAGCGTCAAGCGCGTGATATCGTTAAAGAAGAAGCTAGCCGTGCTGGTTGCGCTTATGTGAATCACCGTTGGTTGGGCGGTATGTTAACTAACTTTAAAACAGTTAAACAATCTATCAAACGCCTTCATGACTTTGAAGTGATGTTAGAAGATGGTAGCTTAGAAAAATTCGGTAAAAAAGAAGCTTTAGGTTACAAGCGTGAAATTGAAAAATTAGAGCGTTCAATCGGTGGTATTAAAGAAATGGGCGGTTTGCCAGACGCTATTTTCATCATTGACGTTGGTCATGAAAGCGGTGCGATTACTGAAGCTGCTAAATTAGGCATTCCAGTGATTGGTATTGTTGATACAAACAACTCACCAGATGGCGTAGCTTTTGTGATTCCAGGAAACGATGACTCAAGCCGTGCAATTCGCTTGTATGCTCGTGGTATTGCGGATGCTGTATTAGAAGGCCGTAACTCTGTGATTACTGAGCTTGTTAAATCAGCAAGTGAAGAGACTGCAGAAGTTGCTGAAGTTGCAGCTGCGTAA
- the tsf gene encoding translation elongation factor Ts, whose protein sequence is MAEITASMVKELRERTDAPMMDCKKALSEAEGDMTRGEEILRVRFGNKASKAAGRVAAEGTVGISISADGKTGAMVEVNSETDFCAKNEDFLKFVNELAGIIANSTAADIEAVAVLPMSGATVEETRAQLVGKIGENITPRRFVRPVAQGKLASYVHGSKIGVLVDLVGGDDNLAKDIAMHIAAAKPKSLDASGIDASLIEAERRVAIEKAKEAGKPEAMLEKIADGTVAKFLKEVTLLSQVFVKDDKMTIEQLLKSKGASVASFTMYTVGEGIEKVVVDYAAEVAAAAKV, encoded by the coding sequence ATGGCTGAAATTACCGCAAGTATGGTAAAAGAATTACGTGAGCGCACTGACGCGCCTATGATGGATTGTAAAAAAGCGTTATCTGAAGCAGAAGGTGATATGACACGTGGTGAAGAAATTCTACGTGTACGTTTTGGTAATAAAGCAAGTAAAGCAGCAGGTCGCGTAGCTGCTGAAGGTACAGTAGGAATTTCAATCAGTGCTGATGGTAAAACTGGTGCGATGGTTGAAGTTAACTCTGAAACAGACTTCTGTGCTAAAAATGAAGACTTCCTGAAGTTTGTAAACGAATTGGCTGGCATTATTGCTAATAGCACTGCCGCTGATATCGAAGCTGTAGCAGTTCTGCCTATGAGTGGTGCAACTGTTGAAGAAACACGTGCTCAATTGGTTGGTAAAATTGGCGAAAACATTACACCACGTCGTTTTGTACGCCCAGTTGCACAAGGTAAATTAGCTAGTTATGTACATGGCAGCAAAATCGGTGTGTTAGTTGATTTGGTTGGCGGTGATGATAATTTAGCTAAAGATATTGCTATGCATATTGCTGCAGCTAAACCAAAATCATTAGATGCTTCAGGGATTGATGCTAGCTTGATTGAAGCTGAACGTCGTGTAGCGATTGAAAAGGCAAAAGAAGCTGGTAAGCCAGAAGCTATGTTAGAGAAAATCGCTGACGGTACTGTTGCAAAATTCTTAAAAGAAGTCACTTTGTTAAGCCAAGTTTTTGTTAAAGATGACAAAATGACGATTGAACAATTGCTTAAATCTAAAGGCGCTTCAGTAGCTTCATTCACAATGTACACTGTAGGCGAAGGCATTGAGAAGGTTGTTGTAGATTATGCAGCGGAAGTAGCTGCTGCTGCAAAAGTATAA
- the pyrH gene encoding UMP kinase, producing the protein MATPAYKRILLKLSGEALMGDDAYGINRATITRIVTEVKEVVDLGVQVAVVIGGGNIFRGVAPAAEGMDRATADYMGMLATVMNAMALQDAMKNIGLNARVQSALNIAQVAEPYIRGKAIRYLEEGRVVIFGAGTGNPFFTTDTAAALRGMEMNAEIVIKATKVDGIYTDDPKTNPEAMRYKTITFDEAINKNLKVMDATALTLCRDQKLPISVFSIFKQGALKKVVMGEDEGTMVTP; encoded by the coding sequence ATGGCCACACCAGCCTACAAACGCATCTTACTTAAACTATCTGGCGAGGCTTTAATGGGTGATGATGCATACGGTATTAATCGTGCCACCATTACTCGAATTGTTACCGAAGTGAAAGAAGTTGTTGATTTAGGTGTTCAAGTTGCAGTGGTTATCGGTGGTGGGAATATATTCCGCGGCGTAGCACCAGCAGCTGAAGGTATGGATAGAGCGACAGCTGATTACATGGGCATGCTAGCAACGGTCATGAATGCCATGGCGCTGCAAGATGCAATGAAAAATATTGGTTTGAACGCTCGTGTACAAAGCGCACTAAACATCGCCCAAGTAGCCGAGCCTTACATTCGTGGTAAAGCCATCCGCTACTTGGAAGAAGGTCGTGTAGTGATATTTGGTGCGGGTACGGGTAATCCATTCTTCACTACAGATACAGCAGCTGCTTTACGTGGAATGGAAATGAATGCAGAAATCGTCATTAAAGCAACGAAGGTTGATGGTATTTATACCGACGACCCAAAAACCAATCCGGAAGCGATGCGCTATAAAACCATTACTTTTGACGAGGCTATCAATAAAAACCTTAAAGTGATGGATGCAACAGCACTCACGTTATGTCGAGATCAAAAGTTACCGATTTCAGTATTTAGCATTTTTAAACAAGGTGCGCTTAAAAAAGTGGTGATGGGCGAAGATGAAGGTACGATGGTTACTCCCTAG
- the frr gene encoding ribosome recycling factor — protein MLDDIKKVVDQKMQRALEALKTDLAKVRTGRAHTGLLDHVMVEYYGSMVAVNQVANVNLGDSRTIHVQPFEKSMIGKVEKAIRDCDLGLNPATNGDLIRVPMPMLTEERRRDMTKIVRSEAEGAKVSVRNARRDANDTLKKLLKDKEISEDEERRAQDDVQKATDKAVAEIDKMLQVKEVELMAV, from the coding sequence ATGTTAGACGATATTAAAAAAGTGGTAGATCAGAAAATGCAAAGGGCTCTAGAGGCATTGAAAACTGATTTAGCCAAGGTGCGTACGGGGCGAGCTCATACAGGCTTATTAGATCATGTGATGGTTGAATATTACGGCTCTATGGTTGCGGTCAATCAAGTCGCCAACGTTAATTTAGGTGATTCACGCACAATTCACGTGCAGCCTTTTGAAAAAAGCATGATAGGTAAAGTTGAAAAGGCTATTCGTGACTGTGACTTAGGTTTAAATCCTGCTACTAACGGCGACTTAATTCGCGTACCTATGCCTATGCTCACCGAAGAGCGCCGTCGAGATATGACCAAAATCGTTCGCTCTGAAGCTGAAGGTGCTAAAGTTTCTGTGCGTAATGCTCGTCGTGATGCCAATGATACTTTGAAAAAATTACTAAAAGACAAAGAAATTTCTGAAGATGAAGAGCGTCGCGCGCAAGATGATGTTCAAAAAGCGACAGACAAAGCCGTGGCAGAAATTGATAAAATGCTGCAAGTAAAAGAAGTTGAATTGATGGCTGTGTAA
- the uppS gene encoding polyprenyl diphosphate synthase: MGFFTSATQTIPTAAETPKHIAVIMDGNGRWARKRFLPRVAGHKRGVETVRDLVKYCVTLKVEYLTLFAFSSENWRRPTEEVSYLMGLFMHALKREVAKLHQNNIKLIMIGDRSRFDAELVAQIEASEQLTASNTGLVLTIAANYGGRWDVLQAVNKMQLAAPQLTGFYREDHLTPHLSMSYAPEPDLFIRTGGETRISNFLLWQLAYTELYFTDTLWPDFNEAAFNLAIQSYQNRERRFGRTSEQLVEPKA, encoded by the coding sequence GTGGGTTTTTTTACTAGCGCGACACAAACAATTCCGACTGCGGCTGAAACTCCTAAGCATATCGCCGTTATTATGGACGGTAATGGTCGATGGGCTCGTAAGCGTTTTTTACCTAGAGTAGCAGGTCATAAACGCGGCGTGGAAACGGTACGTGATCTGGTTAAGTATTGCGTAACGTTAAAAGTTGAATATTTAACACTCTTTGCTTTTAGTAGTGAGAATTGGCGTAGACCAACAGAAGAAGTCTCATATTTAATGGGATTATTCATGCATGCACTTAAGCGTGAGGTTGCAAAACTACATCAAAACAATATCAAACTCATTATGATTGGTGATCGCAGTCGCTTTGATGCTGAGTTGGTTGCTCAAATCGAGGCGTCTGAACAGTTAACTGCAAGTAACACAGGGCTAGTCTTAACTATTGCTGCTAATTATGGCGGTCGTTGGGATGTTTTGCAGGCAGTTAACAAAATGCAGTTGGCGGCACCGCAGCTCACAGGCTTTTACAGAGAAGATCACCTTACTCCTCATCTTTCCATGAGTTACGCGCCAGAGCCAGATTTGTTTATACGTACTGGCGGGGAAACACGCATTAGTAATTTTCTTTTATGGCAACTGGCTTATACCGAGTTATATTTCACAGATACGCTGTGGCCAGACTTCAATGAGGCGGCCTTTAATTTGGCTATTCAATCTTACCAAAATCGTGAACGCCGATTTGGCCGTACTAGCGAGCAGTTGGTTGAACCTAAAGCTTAA
- a CDS encoding phosphatidate cytidylyltransferase, with product MLKTRVITAVILTIGFLMVLFLASKMVWTFFTLAATLVGVWEWAKLIKLNKHQVYFYVASALVMGLLWIFTINTPFALYHDVIIFSLLSLSALFWIVFSPVWLITRKRVNQKLPMAFLGLVLLLATWQALNGLHSISPWLLLGVLAIVWLADIAAYFAGKRFGRHKLAPEISPGKTWEGVAGAMLAATIYGLALCYHMHYSRWLIVGLWLIVVLSVMGDLFESLLKRQAGVKDSSHLLPGHGGVLDRIDGLIPTLPLVLFYIYYPLLSSLQLHVR from the coding sequence ATGCTAAAAACTAGAGTTATTACAGCTGTCATTTTAACCATTGGTTTCCTAATGGTATTGTTTTTAGCCTCTAAAATGGTTTGGACTTTTTTTACGCTAGCGGCGACACTGGTTGGCGTTTGGGAGTGGGCCAAACTCATTAAGCTCAATAAGCATCAAGTATATTTTTATGTGGCTTCAGCCCTTGTAATGGGCTTGTTGTGGATTTTCACTATCAATACACCATTTGCTTTATATCATGACGTGATTATATTTAGCTTATTGAGTTTGTCTGCCTTATTTTGGATTGTATTTTCCCCCGTTTGGCTGATTACTCGAAAAAGAGTTAACCAAAAGTTGCCGATGGCTTTTTTAGGTTTAGTGCTTTTGTTGGCGACTTGGCAAGCATTAAACGGATTACATAGCATCAGCCCTTGGCTGTTGCTAGGGGTGTTGGCAATCGTTTGGTTGGCAGACATCGCGGCCTATTTTGCAGGGAAACGATTCGGACGTCATAAACTAGCACCTGAAATTAGCCCGGGGAAGACTTGGGAAGGAGTTGCAGGTGCAATGTTAGCAGCAACTATTTACGGCTTAGCGCTCTGTTATCACATGCATTATAGTCGCTGGCTTATTGTAGGTTTATGGCTAATTGTAGTGCTGAGTGTCATGGGCGATTTGTTTGAGTCGCTATTGAAACGCCAAGCTGGTGTGAAAGATAGCAGCCATTTGCTGCCAGGGCATGGCGGAGTTTTAGATAGAATTGACGGCTTAATACCAACCTTACCATTGGTGCTGTTTTATATTTACTATCCATTACTTTCAAGTCTGCAACTACATGTGCGCTAA